A single region of the uncultured Bacteroides sp. genome encodes:
- a CDS encoding RagB/SusD family nutrient uptake outer membrane protein, translated as MKASKYIYALVLVTSLTFTGCSDFLDTENNSSITGDNFYQSEEDFSAATAALYNKVWFDFNDKFYYGMGDGRGFNLYAPYSDYIYPFTDLNETGLTGPLVSAWGALYNVVQQSNRVIIGIEGSSFSDQDIKNEYIGEARFMRGVAYSYLAMLWGNVIVSENTNDLISNPIVNTNPTSDVFEFAMRDLEFAAKYLPKTATAKGRVNKYSAYALLSRVYLTYAGYSDNPNSGTRSQEYLDLAKKAADKVITESDFKILDNYEDLFKIENNNNAESVFALQWIPNGAYGEANTLQSYLACGSEITNDAAAWGYWTRAQPNVVWEYEVGDLRRKATWMAYGDHYDEIQIANGGYTYDKTDEALNVKKYVCGSTKDNAKISQQDCPINTYMMRLAEVYLIYAEAVLGNNASTTDEMALKYFNKIRTRAGLEPKDVITYEDIRHERRMELCMEGQYWYDLVRRAYYKQQEVINYIKNQQRDVITPVLWDENSQTLTIDDSRDPGNRSVGTIDESIFLLPYPESETVQNPLLKADPVSYEFKEDRITDLFN; from the coding sequence ATGAAAGCAAGTAAATATATATACGCACTTGTACTGGTAACCTCTTTAACTTTTACAGGATGTAGCGATTTCTTGGATACAGAAAATAATTCGAGTATCACGGGAGATAATTTTTATCAGAGTGAAGAGGATTTTAGCGCAGCTACAGCAGCCCTATATAATAAGGTCTGGTTTGATTTTAATGATAAGTTCTATTACGGGATGGGTGATGGGCGTGGATTTAATTTATATGCACCTTACTCCGATTATATTTATCCTTTTACTGATTTGAATGAAACGGGGCTTACCGGTCCGTTGGTTTCTGCTTGGGGAGCATTATACAATGTTGTTCAACAATCTAACAGAGTTATTATAGGTATTGAGGGGAGTTCCTTTAGTGATCAGGATATTAAAAATGAATACATTGGTGAGGCTCGCTTCATGCGTGGAGTAGCTTATAGCTATTTGGCTATGTTATGGGGAAATGTGATTGTTAGTGAGAATACAAATGATTTAATAAGCAATCCGATTGTGAATACCAATCCAACTTCGGACGTTTTTGAATTTGCTATGCGTGATTTGGAATTTGCTGCAAAATATCTGCCTAAAACGGCTACGGCTAAGGGTCGCGTTAATAAATATAGCGCTTATGCTTTGCTTTCACGCGTATATCTTACTTATGCCGGATATAGTGATAACCCTAATAGTGGAACACGTAGTCAAGAATATCTGGATTTAGCCAAAAAGGCTGCTGATAAAGTAATTACAGAAAGTGACTTCAAAATATTGGATAATTATGAAGATCTTTTCAAGATTGAGAATAATAATAATGCAGAGTCTGTTTTTGCTCTTCAATGGATTCCAAATGGTGCATATGGAGAAGCAAATACGTTGCAATCTTATTTAGCTTGTGGATCTGAGATAACAAATGATGCAGCGGCTTGGGGCTATTGGACGCGTGCTCAACCAAATGTGGTATGGGAGTATGAAGTTGGTGATCTCCGTAGAAAAGCTACTTGGATGGCTTATGGTGATCATTATGATGAAATTCAAATAGCCAATGGTGGATATACCTATGACAAAACAGATGAGGCGCTAAATGTAAAAAAGTATGTTTGTGGTTCTACCAAAGACAATGCAAAGATTTCACAGCAAGATTGCCCTATCAATACGTATATGATGCGCTTAGCTGAAGTTTATCTTATTTATGCAGAAGCGGTGTTGGGTAATAATGCTAGTACAACAGATGAAATGGCTTTGAAATATTTTAATAAAATTCGTACCCGTGCAGGTTTAGAGCCTAAAGATGTAATTACGTATGAAGATATTCGTCACGAACGTCGTATGGAGCTTTGCATGGAAGGACAATATTGGTATGACTTGGTACGTAGGGCATACTATAAACAGCAGGAGGTCATTAATTATATTAAAAATCAACAGCGAGATGTGATAACGCCCGTACTTTGGGATGAAAACTCACAGACCTTAACAATTGATGATAGTCGTGACCCAGGTAATCGTTCTGTTGGAACTATCGATGAAAGTATATTTTTGTTGCCTTATCCTGAATCGGAAACTGTTCAGAACCCATTATTAAAGGCTGATCCTGTCTCTTACGAATTTAAAGAAGATAGAATTACTGATTTGTTTAATTAA